From the genome of Suricata suricatta isolate VVHF042 chromosome 3, meerkat_22Aug2017_6uvM2_HiC, whole genome shotgun sequence, one region includes:
- the C3H1orf74 gene encoding UPF0739 protein C1orf74 homolog, whose product MLLPDAMSTPSPQMLVAAAQQTLGMGKRRAPPPAVCLHLAGEVLAVARGLKPALLYDYNCAGTSELQSYLEELQGLGFLTKGLHILEIGENSLIVRPEHVCQHLEQVLLGAIAFVDVSSSQPNPSICSLDQLQDLKAVTVEIITHLQGLQRDLSLEVSCSRLRSSDWNLCTVFGILLGYPVPYTFHLDQGEDNCLALTPLRVFTAQVSWLLGHSPVLLYSFSVPDSLFPALREILNTWEKDLRTRCRTQNDFTDLRISSEIVTLPAVAL is encoded by the coding sequence ATGTTGCTTCCAGATGCCATGTCAACACCAAGTCCTCAGATGCTGGTGGCAGCGGCTCAGCAGACCCTGGGCATGGGAAAGAGacgggccccacccccagccgtcTGCCTTCACCTAGCTGGAGAGGTGCTGGCTGTGGCCCGGGGACTGAAGCCAGCCCTGCTCTATGATTACAATTGTGCAGGGACATCAGAGCTCCAGAGCTATCTGGAGGAGTTGCAGGGCTTGGGCTTCCTGACCAAGGGACTTCACATCCTTGAGATTGGAGAAAACAGCCTGATTGTCCGTCCTGAGCATGTATGTCAGCACTTGGAGCAGGTACTGCTTGGTGCCATAGCCTTTGTGGATGTTTCCAGCTCCCAACCTAACCCTTCTATTTGCTCCCTGGACCAACTTCAGGATTTGAAGGCCGTAACGGTTGAGATCATCACACATTTGCAAGGGCTGCAGAGGGACTTATCCCTGGAAGTCTCCTGCAGCAGACTTCGTTCTTCAGATTGGAATCTCTGTACTGTGTTTGGGATCCTCCTGGGCTATCCTGTTCCATATACCTTTCATCTGGACCAGGGAGAGGACAACTGCTTAGCCCTGACCCCACTACGGGTTTTCACTGCCCAGGTCTCATGGCTGCTTGGTCACTCCCCAGTCTTGCTCTATTCCTTTAGTGTCCCAGACAGCTTGTTCCCAGCCCTGAGGGAGATTCTAAACACTTGGGAGAAGGACCTTAGAACTCGGTGTAGGACTCAGAATGACTTCACTGACTTGAGGATCTCCTCTGAGATAGTCACACTGCCAGCTGTGGCTCTCTGA